In the genome of Solibacillus silvestris, one region contains:
- a CDS encoding glycosyl transferase: protein MKERKEGLVSVVIPCYNAAQFIEDCLDGLKCQKHDKIEVIIVNDASTDNTLDVVEKWLENSNPHFQTIICNLPVNTGFAGALTVGYFMSSGEYIAVNDADDISHPLRLNKQVNFLLENPDYDLIGANYKVFYNADSIEDGQKSNWLQYGDSIQECYAAGGHCVCHGTILFRGKVFDMIGGPTRRINGAEDYEFIVKFLNAKLKIDNLTDVLYYYRNHDQQRSKTFYGGEKSD from the coding sequence ATGAAGGAAAGGAAGGAAGGATTAGTGAGTGTTGTAATTCCATGCTATAATGCAGCGCAATTTATAGAAGATTGCCTAGATGGACTGAAGTGTCAAAAACACGATAAAATTGAAGTAATAATTGTTAATGACGCTTCTACTGACAACACACTAGACGTAGTTGAAAAGTGGCTGGAAAATTCAAATCCCCACTTTCAAACTATTATATGTAATCTTCCTGTGAATACAGGGTTTGCCGGTGCTCTTACTGTCGGCTATTTTATGAGCTCGGGCGAATATATTGCAGTAAATGATGCCGATGATATTTCGCACCCGTTACGTTTAAATAAACAGGTAAACTTTCTCCTGGAAAATCCAGACTATGATTTAATTGGAGCAAACTACAAAGTATTTTATAACGCAGATTCAATAGAAGATGGACAAAAATCTAATTGGTTGCAATACGGAGATTCTATACAAGAATGTTATGCAGCTGGAGGTCATTGTGTCTGTCACGGAACGATTTTATTTCGTGGAAAGGTTTTTGACATGATAGGTGGTCCCACACGAAGGATTAACGGTGCAGAAGATTATGAATTTATCGTAAAATTTCTGAATGCAAAATTAAAGATAGATAATCTTACAGATGTTCTCTATTACTATCGAAATCATGATCAACAACGCTCCAAGACGTTTTATGGAGGCGAGAAGAGTGACTAA